A single Botrytis cinerea B05.10 chromosome 1, complete sequence DNA region contains:
- the Bchhk17 gene encoding Bchhk17, producing MLDALIPTPKQHSGMPELRFHRQGSEGKPYASRIYRPQRQRVRRFPTRPPVRDRFLKRTGEEMTGVMESRTQAPHDLIDRQTLCLPNFSEDSILHTGDEGFTDILSRYFPAAESNASERLVKLKSQLRKADTYDFWSVLMQEMCDITGAQCGLVAKRMLVDDQDTAVELPELGEEGSCLMVVAFYTKNGDEEPRLERDYKYTAFGTPCAYMKYDKVVIVPERMKEVTPNNPNIMPWGQSEAFIGVPLSMEDKSFAHFALIWSEEGAKRRKLSWSFIEMFMHSLEDLILQRIVEGRGFAKDGNLPECAAEKIIPLSAITASQSLKPYARSLSHELRTPMQGVVGMLDIMYSTVLDAISNQQNERARSVFADLKANIEIVQESSRRAIEAADNVVHAYDLNMQMPDVPLTPEDDGTKSFITMQNYSPPTDGQLREAFSSPNLKKRNRSEDLELNLGSPPKRMFTLPEGEISQQLLDVDSAIVSTACSSPEMPIRSTTTMTSEIEMKSNEFPFDSNPSPLTSPASMTPGHRRVITREFMRNLISDSLKTDCPTSEHHTTTEFGELIELKTQGSRGEVQECSIELVIQPDVPEAILTEEQHLQFSISKIIDNAIKFTDGGSITITVKLNNTGHMIEIWVVDTGCGITEESRSRLFQPHFQQNASISRAKDGLGLSLFNAKAHVRKNLGGDVTLERSATEGPLKGSEFLIRLPISALDMKRAVTPLVGSSPSHPRITRDAVISPYATASAKTARRRAIPNANLAKDYPLNFLVAEDNVINRKFAITALSRLGYSADNITLAFDGADAVRSYQASLSKPSGRYDIILMDIWMPNMDGYEATKEITKLAEAHGETATIVAVTADITDDCSMRAKEAGMQSFLAKPYRVIDIERLIIGNFQQGFCCSES from the exons ATGCTTGATGCACTCATACCCACACCCAAACAACATAGTGGAATGCCAGAACTACGATTTCATCGTCAGGGTTCTGAGGGAAAGCCATACGCTTCGAGAATATACAGACCTCAACGTCAAAGGGTTAGACGATTCCCTACCAGGCCCCCGGTAAGAGATCGGTTCCTTAAGAGGACGGGGGAGGAAATGACGGGTGTAATGGAATCGAGGACACAAGCACCACACGATCTTATTGACAGACAAACATTATGCTTGCCGAACTTCTCAGAGGATTCCATACTGCATACTGGAGATGAAGGCTTTACAGATATATTGAGTCGATACTTCCCTGCGGCGGAGAGTAACGCTTCGGAACGCCTGGTGAAATTGAAGTCTCAGCTTCGTAAGGCTGACACGTATGACTTCTGGAGCGTGCTGATGCAGGAAATGTGCGATATAACAGGAGCTCAATGCGGATTGGTTGCTAAACGAATGTTGGTGGATGATCAGGATACCGCTGTCGAACTCCCGGAacttggagaagaaggatcATGTTTAATGGTTGTTGCTTTCTATACCAAAAATGGGGATGAGGAACCTAGACTTGAAAGAGATTATAAGTATACAGCCTTTGGTACACCTTGCGCTTATATGAAGTACGATAAAGTGGTCATTGTACCCGAGAGAATGAAGGAGGTAACACCCAACAATCCAAACATCATGCCATGGGGCCAATCGGAGGCCTTCATTGGTGTGCCATTATCTATGGAAGACAAATCTTTTGCACACTTTGCATTGATATGGTCGGAGGAAGGTGCAAAAAGAAGGAAGCTCAGTTGGAGTTTCATAGAAATGTTCATGCATTCTCTTGAAGACTTGATTCTCCAACGTATAGTAGAGGGCCGAGGCTTTGCTAAAGATGGTAACCTTCCGGAGTGCGCTGCAGAAAAGATCATACCTCTTTCTGCCATCACCGCTTCGCAGTCGCTAAAACCGTATGCTCGAAGCCTGTCGCACGAGTTAAGGACGCCCATGCAAGGAGTTGTTGGAATGCTTGATATTATGTACTCAACCGTGCTTGATGCTATCTCAAATCAACAGAATGAGCGGGCTCGATCTGTTTTTGCTGATCTCAAGGCCaatattgagattgtgcAAG AAAGCTCTAGAAGGGCGATAGAAGCAGCCGATAATGTTGTCCACGCATACGATCTTAATATGCAAATGCCTGATGTTCCCTTAACGCCTGAAGATGATGGAACGAAATCTTTTATAACAATGCAAAATTATTCTCCGCCTACCGATGGACAATTACGAGAAgcattctcatctccaaatttAAAGAAGAGAAACCGATCCGAAGATCTCGAGCTCAATTTAGGATCTCCTCCAAAGCGTATGTTCACTTTGCCAGAGGGTGAAATTTCACAGCAATTACTCGATGTCGATTCCGCCATAGTGTCCACGGCATGCTCCAGCCCCGAGATGCCCATTCGATCCACAACCACCATGACTTcagagatagagatgaagTCAAACGAGTTTCCTTTCGATTCAAACCCTAGCCCACTTACATCTCCGGCTTCCATGACTCCGGGCCATCGACGCGTTATTACCCGTGAGTTCATGCGAAACCTCATTAGTGATTCCCTCAAGACCGATTGTCCAACTAGCGAGCACCATACCACGACGGAATTTGGCGAGTTGATTGAACTGAAAACACAAGGGTCAAGAGGCGAAGTGCAAGAATGCTCGATCGAATTAGTGATCCAGCCCGATGTTCCCGAGGCTATTCTTACCGAAGAGCAGCATTTGCAgttctcaatctcaaaaatcatcGACAATGCAATCAAGTTTACTGATGGAGGTAGTATCACAATAACGGTCAAACTCAACAACACTGGGCATATGATCGAGATATGGGTGGTTGATACAGGATGCGGTATTACCGAGGAATCACGATCTCGTTTATTTCAACCTCATTTCCAACAAAACGCGTCAATCAGTCGTGCAAAAGATGGTCTAGGACTTAGCCTGTTCAACGCGAAAGCTCATGTGAGGAAGAACCTTGGTGGCGATGTTACACTAGAAAGATCTGCAACAGAAGGCCCGTTGAAAGGATCGGAATTCCTGATACGTCTCCCAATTTCAGCACTGGATATGAAAAGGGCTGTGACTCCACTTGTGGGCTCATCACCTAGTCATCCTCGAATTACTCGGGATGCTGTTATATCTCCTTACGCAACAGCTTCAGCGAAGACTGCACGTCGACGAGCAATTCCCAACGCCAATCTTGCCAAAGACTATCCTCTAAACTTCCTCGTTGCAGAAGACAACGTAATCAATCGAAAATTCGCCATCACAGCTCTCAGCAGACTCGGCTATAGTGCAGATAACATTACACTTGCATTTGATGGAGCGGATGCCGTTCGTTCTTACCAAGCCTCGTTGTCAAAACCATCTGGTCGATATGATATCATATTAATGGATATATGGATGCCGAACATGGATGGCTACGAAGCTACAAAAGAAATCACCAAACTGGCGGAAGCTCATGGAGAGACTGCGACTATTGTCGCGGTTACAGCCGATATCACAGACGATTGTTCAATGAGGGCAAAGGAAGCGGGCATGCAAAGTTTCTTAGCGAAGCCATACAGagttattgatattgaaagacTCATCATCGGCAATTTTCAGCAAGGGTTCTGCTGTTCAGAATCATAG